From a region of the Geothrix sp. 21YS21S-2 genome:
- a CDS encoding ABC transporter ATP-binding protein, whose protein sequence is MTCIRVENLSVAYGAIQALHGVTLEIREGEIVSLLGANGAGKSTTLRAISGMIPIRGGDVRYRDQSLRQVPAHRRVALGIAHVPEGRGIFPSLTVKENLALGAWTRKDGARLKASYDRVFGLFPRLAERLAQLGGTLSGGEQQMLAVARALMTDCRVMLLDEPSMGLSPLLVKEVFRALQDINARGTTMLLVEQNARMALKIAHRGYVLENGRMVLEGPAADLEGDPRVKEAYLGG, encoded by the coding sequence ATGACCTGCATCCGCGTCGAGAACCTGTCCGTGGCCTACGGGGCCATCCAGGCCCTGCACGGCGTCACGCTCGAGATCCGGGAGGGCGAGATCGTCTCGCTCCTGGGTGCCAACGGCGCCGGCAAGTCCACCACCCTGCGGGCCATCTCCGGCATGATCCCCATCCGCGGGGGCGATGTCCGCTACCGGGACCAGAGCCTCAGGCAGGTCCCCGCCCACCGCCGGGTGGCCCTGGGCATCGCCCACGTGCCCGAGGGCCGCGGCATCTTCCCCAGCCTGACCGTGAAGGAGAACCTCGCCCTGGGCGCCTGGACCCGGAAGGACGGCGCGCGCCTGAAGGCCTCCTACGACCGGGTCTTCGGACTCTTCCCGCGCCTGGCCGAAAGGCTCGCCCAGCTGGGCGGGACGCTGTCCGGAGGCGAGCAGCAGATGCTGGCCGTGGCCCGGGCGCTCATGACGGACTGCCGGGTGATGCTCCTGGACGAGCCGAGCATGGGGCTCTCCCCGCTGCTGGTGAAGGAGGTGTTCCGGGCCCTGCAGGACATCAACGCGCGTGGCACGACGATGCTGCTGGTGGAGCAGAACGCCCGCATGGCGCTGAAGATCGCGCACCGGGGCTATGTCCTTGAGAACGGCCGCATGGTCCTGGAGGGCCCGGCGGCGGACCTGGAGGGGGACCCGAGGGTGAAGGAGGCCTACCTCGGGGGGTAG
- a CDS encoding ABC transporter ATP-binding protein — protein MTVLRLENLTKAFGGLTAVAGFCLDLGARDIQGVIGPNGAGKTTTFNLLTGVYPADSGTMALGDLDLTRLSPDAIARAGIARTFQNIRLFAQMTVLDNIAQALHARAGYRLRDAVFRTGAFRRGEAALLAEALEHLERFGLAGVRDELAGSLPYGEQRRLEIARALATGPKVLLLDEPAAGMNPREVEQLIGLIRKVHDDFPLAILLIEHQLPVVMELCGFVQVLDFGQTIAAGAPRDVVRDPLVIEAYLGVEEA, from the coding sequence ATGACCGTCCTGCGCCTGGAGAACCTCACCAAGGCCTTCGGCGGCCTCACCGCCGTGGCCGGCTTCTGCCTGGACCTGGGCGCGCGCGACATCCAGGGCGTCATCGGCCCCAACGGGGCCGGCAAGACCACCACCTTCAACCTGCTCACCGGCGTCTATCCCGCCGACAGCGGCACCATGGCGCTGGGGGACCTGGACCTCACGAGGCTCTCCCCCGACGCCATCGCCCGCGCCGGCATCGCCCGCACCTTCCAGAACATCCGGCTCTTCGCGCAGATGACCGTGCTGGACAACATCGCCCAGGCCCTCCACGCCAGGGCCGGGTACCGCCTCCGGGACGCGGTCTTCCGCACGGGCGCGTTCCGGCGCGGCGAAGCGGCGCTCCTGGCCGAGGCCCTGGAGCACCTGGAGCGCTTCGGCCTGGCCGGGGTGCGGGATGAACTCGCCGGCAGCCTCCCCTACGGCGAGCAGCGGCGCCTGGAGATCGCCCGGGCCCTGGCCACGGGCCCCAAGGTCCTCCTCCTGGACGAGCCCGCCGCCGGCATGAACCCGCGCGAAGTGGAGCAGCTCATCGGCCTCATCCGGAAGGTGCACGACGACTTCCCCCTGGCCATCCTCCTCATCGAGCACCAGCTGCCCGTGGTGATGGAGCTGTGCGGCTTCGTGCAGGTGCTGGACTTCGGCCAGACCATCGCCGCCGGCGCCCCCCGGGACGTGGTGCGGGACCCGCTGGTGATCGAGGCCTACCTCGGGGTGGAGGAAGCATGA
- a CDS encoding branched-chain amino acid ABC transporter permease, with protein sequence MGRIKFPIVCAAALAVSLGLQLAVDGGVFPDVLNPYYLHLLTIIGMNIILVASLNLLNGYLGEFALGHAGFMAVGAYTAALLATRVLPAAADLPPVVGPFCILVATLGGAMAAAALVGWLVGLLTFKTVGDYLAIITLGFNMIIVNAIQNLDFVGGPRGFTGIPKNTSFFAVAVCAVVTLAVLRNLIQSSFGRVWVSIRENAIAAELMGVAVNRAKNQVFTLAAAFAGLAGGLWAQNQQFITPRSFDYIKTTEILVMLYLGGMASLSGSILGVVAYTVLMEVLRNLLSAFAPQLTEWRMLISPLILILIMLTRQYGLMGNREWAWLRKAP encoded by the coding sequence ATGGGCCGGATCAAGTTCCCGATCGTGTGCGCCGCGGCCCTCGCCGTCTCGCTCGGGCTGCAGCTGGCGGTGGACGGGGGGGTCTTCCCGGACGTGCTCAACCCCTACTACCTGCACCTCCTGACGATCATCGGCATGAACATCATCCTGGTGGCCAGCCTGAACCTGCTCAACGGCTACCTGGGCGAGTTCGCCCTGGGGCACGCCGGGTTCATGGCGGTGGGGGCCTACACCGCGGCGCTGCTGGCCACGCGGGTGCTGCCCGCGGCCGCGGACCTGCCGCCGGTGGTCGGGCCCTTCTGCATCCTGGTGGCGACCCTGGGCGGGGCCATGGCCGCCGCGGCCCTGGTGGGGTGGCTGGTGGGGCTGCTGACCTTCAAGACCGTGGGCGACTACCTGGCGATCATCACCCTGGGCTTCAACATGATCATCGTCAACGCCATCCAGAACCTGGACTTCGTGGGCGGGCCCCGGGGCTTCACGGGCATCCCGAAGAACACGAGCTTTTTCGCGGTGGCGGTGTGCGCGGTGGTCACCCTGGCGGTCCTGCGCAACCTCATCCAGTCCAGCTTCGGGCGGGTGTGGGTGTCCATCCGCGAGAACGCCATCGCCGCCGAGCTCATGGGGGTGGCCGTGAACCGCGCCAAGAACCAGGTGTTCACCCTGGCCGCGGCCTTCGCGGGACTGGCCGGGGGCCTCTGGGCCCAGAACCAGCAGTTCATCACCCCCCGCAGCTTCGACTACATCAAGACCACCGAGATCCTCGTGATGCTCTACCTGGGCGGCATGGCCAGCCTCTCGGGGTCCATCCTGGGGGTGGTGGCCTACACGGTCCTCATGGAGGTCCTGCGCAACCTGCTGAGCGCCTTCGCGCCCCAGCTCACGGAATGGCGGATGCTCATCAGCCCCCTGATCCTGATCCTCATCATGCTCACCCGGCAGTACGGGCTCATGGGCAACAGGGAATGGGCCTGGCTCAGGAAGGCCCCATGA
- a CDS encoding branched-chain amino acid ABC transporter permease: MGVLVQQLLNVAQLGAVYALIALGYSMVYGIIRLINFAHGDIFMLGGFIGLLIGVRLPWLPVYVMMPLAMILTALAGVLVERVAYRRLRNANRMSVVITTLGVGIFLENLVRLTVGPETRQIRSGMPTASVAWLQGHLGVYVTWDKVLIILVSFSLMAILWLVVNRTLVGTAMRAVADNKDVVPLMGVNLNLIIAGTFAIGSALAAAGGIFYGQAYALDPYMGIDLGWKAFIAAVIGGIGSIEGAVLGSFLLAGVEVATVAYLSSNLKNGIAFGLLILLLLVWPWGIMGKPGMRKV, encoded by the coding sequence ATGGGCGTCCTCGTCCAGCAGCTCCTCAACGTCGCGCAGCTGGGGGCGGTGTACGCCCTCATCGCCCTGGGCTACAGCATGGTCTACGGCATCATCCGCCTGATCAACTTCGCCCACGGGGACATCTTCATGCTGGGGGGCTTCATCGGGCTGCTCATCGGCGTGCGCCTGCCCTGGCTGCCGGTGTACGTCATGATGCCGCTGGCCATGATCCTCACGGCCCTGGCCGGCGTGCTGGTGGAGCGCGTGGCCTACCGGAGGCTTCGCAACGCCAACCGCATGTCCGTGGTCATCACGACCCTGGGCGTGGGGATCTTCCTGGAGAACCTGGTGCGCCTGACCGTGGGTCCCGAGACCCGGCAGATCCGCTCCGGCATGCCCACGGCCTCCGTGGCCTGGCTCCAGGGGCACCTGGGGGTCTACGTCACCTGGGACAAGGTGCTGATCATCCTGGTGTCCTTCTCCCTCATGGCGATCCTTTGGCTGGTGGTGAACCGCACCCTGGTGGGCACGGCCATGCGCGCCGTGGCCGACAACAAGGACGTGGTGCCGCTCATGGGCGTGAACCTCAACCTGATCATCGCGGGCACCTTCGCCATCGGCTCGGCCCTGGCGGCGGCGGGCGGGATCTTCTACGGGCAGGCCTACGCCCTCGACCCCTACATGGGCATCGACCTGGGCTGGAAGGCCTTCATCGCCGCGGTCATCGGCGGCATCGGCTCCATCGAGGGGGCGGTGCTGGGCTCCTTCCTCCTGGCGGGGGTGGAGGTGGCGACGGTGGCGTACCTCTCCTCCAACCTGAAGAACGGCATCGCCTTCGGCCTGCTGATCCTGCTGCTGCTGGTGTGGCCCTGGGGCATCATGGGCAAGCCCGGCATGAGGAAGGTGTAG
- a CDS encoding ABC transporter substrate-binding protein, translated as MKSALLLPILLVLSGCKPKGDELKIGVSAPLTGDISALGQSTRNAITLVQEEASAGLTLGGRQMKVRFIVEDDENKPESTATVFQKLISQDKVVAIIGSQSSKCSNAGAPIAEAARIPQVTPWSTNPNVTKGRKFIFRACFIDPFQGRVVAQFATGRLKSRTAAVVFDVASDYNKGIAEVFRDEFTRLGGRIVGFETYNTKDTDFSAQLTKVKGANPEVLFLPNYFNEVPLQVQQARKLGLTATILGGDGWDNPELVKLGGAVMDGAYFSNHYSPDADSPVARTFIAKYTARFKAVPDAAAALTYDSARLLLQAVATAGKADPRAIRDALAATSGFQGVTGAISFAGTGDPVKGAVVIRIEKGKFVFDSAVNP; from the coding sequence ATGAAATCCGCCTTGCTTCTGCCGATCCTGCTGGTCCTGTCCGGCTGCAAGCCCAAGGGGGACGAGCTCAAGATCGGCGTCTCGGCGCCCCTCACCGGGGACATCTCGGCCCTGGGGCAATCCACCCGGAACGCCATCACGCTGGTGCAGGAGGAGGCCTCCGCGGGCCTCACCCTGGGCGGCCGGCAGATGAAGGTGCGTTTCATCGTGGAGGACGACGAGAACAAGCCCGAGTCCACGGCCACGGTCTTCCAGAAGCTCATCAGCCAGGACAAGGTGGTGGCCATCATCGGCTCCCAGTCCAGCAAGTGCTCCAACGCGGGCGCCCCCATCGCCGAGGCCGCGCGGATCCCCCAGGTGACGCCCTGGTCCACCAATCCCAACGTCACCAAGGGGCGGAAGTTCATCTTCCGGGCCTGCTTCATCGACCCGTTCCAGGGCCGCGTGGTGGCCCAGTTCGCCACCGGCCGGCTCAAGTCCAGGACCGCCGCGGTGGTCTTCGACGTGGCCAGCGACTACAACAAGGGCATCGCCGAGGTGTTCCGGGACGAGTTCACCCGGCTGGGCGGGAGGATCGTGGGCTTCGAGACCTACAACACCAAGGACACCGACTTCTCGGCCCAGCTCACCAAGGTCAAGGGCGCCAACCCCGAGGTGCTCTTCCTCCCCAACTACTTCAACGAGGTGCCCCTCCAGGTGCAGCAGGCCCGCAAGCTGGGGCTCACCGCCACGATCCTGGGAGGCGACGGCTGGGACAACCCCGAGCTGGTCAAGCTGGGCGGCGCGGTCATGGACGGCGCCTACTTCTCCAACCACTACTCGCCCGACGCCGACAGCCCCGTGGCCAGGACGTTCATCGCGAAGTACACCGCCCGGTTCAAGGCGGTGCCCGACGCCGCCGCCGCCCTCACCTACGACTCGGCGCGGCTCCTCCTCCAGGCCGTGGCCACCGCGGGCAAGGCCGACCCCCGGGCCATCCGGGACGCCCTGGCCGCCACCTCGGGGTTCCAGGGGGTCACGGGCGCGATCTCGTTCGCGGGCACCGGCGACCCGGTGAAGGGCGCCGTGGTCATCCGGATCGAGAAGGGCAAGTTCGTCTTCGACAGCGCGGTCAATCCCTGA
- a CDS encoding LLM class flavin-dependent oxidoreductase: MIPFSILDLAPITEGGDAGQSFRNTLALAQHAERWGYHRYWLAEHHGMPGIASAATAVLIGHVAAGTRTIRVGAGGIMLPNHSPLVIAEQFGTLEALFPGRIDLGLGRAPGSDPATARALRRDLASDPDAFPRDVLELMDYFSSEPRLGVRAVPGTGLEVPLWILGSSTFGAQLAAALGLPFAFASHFAPASLMQALDLYRARFKPSVRLERPYVMLGFNVFAADTDAEARFLATSTQQAFVNLRSGRPTRLPPPVDGYRERLGPQEQALLGQILACCATGGPETVARGLEEFIERTGADELMITSQIFDPAARLRSYELTAGLRG; this comes from the coding sequence ATGATTCCCTTCTCGATCCTGGACCTCGCACCGATCACCGAAGGGGGGGACGCGGGCCAGTCCTTCCGGAACACCCTCGCCCTGGCCCAGCACGCCGAGCGCTGGGGCTACCACCGCTACTGGCTGGCCGAGCACCACGGCATGCCCGGCATCGCCAGCGCCGCCACGGCCGTCCTCATCGGGCACGTGGCCGCGGGGACCCGCACGATCCGGGTCGGCGCCGGCGGCATCATGCTGCCCAACCATTCGCCCCTGGTCATCGCCGAGCAGTTCGGAACCCTGGAAGCCCTCTTTCCCGGCCGCATCGACCTGGGCCTGGGGCGGGCGCCCGGGTCCGACCCCGCCACGGCGCGGGCCCTGCGGCGGGATCTCGCCTCGGACCCCGACGCCTTTCCCCGGGATGTGCTCGAGCTGATGGACTACTTCTCCAGCGAGCCCAGGCTGGGGGTGCGGGCGGTGCCCGGCACCGGGCTGGAGGTGCCGCTGTGGATCCTGGGGTCCAGCACCTTCGGCGCGCAGCTGGCCGCGGCCCTGGGGCTGCCCTTCGCCTTCGCCTCCCACTTCGCGCCGGCCTCCCTGATGCAGGCCCTCGACCTGTACCGCGCCCGGTTCAAGCCTTCCGTGCGTCTGGAGCGGCCGTACGTCATGCTCGGCTTCAATGTCTTCGCGGCGGACACCGACGCGGAGGCCCGGTTCCTGGCGACGTCCACCCAGCAGGCCTTCGTGAACCTGCGCAGCGGCCGGCCCACACGCCTGCCGCCCCCCGTGGACGGATACCGGGAGCGGCTCGGTCCCCAGGAACAGGCGCTGCTGGGCCAGATCCTGGCCTGCTGTGCCACGGGCGGCCCGGAAACGGTCGCGAGGGGGCTTGAGGAATTCATCGAACGCACCGGGGCGGATGAACTGATGATCACCTCCCAGATCTTCGACCCGGCCGCGCGGCTGCGGTCCTACGAGCTCACGGCGGGCCTCCGGGGCTGA
- a CDS encoding CsbD family protein gives MKSGMKDKVQGSLTEAKGKLKEVAGRLTGQKDVEIAGANEKVAGKIQKKVGQIKTVLGK, from the coding sequence ATGAAGAGCGGAATGAAGGACAAGGTCCAGGGCAGTCTCACCGAAGCCAAGGGCAAGCTCAAGGAAGTCGCCGGCAGGCTGACCGGACAGAAGGATGTGGAGATTGCCGGCGCCAACGAGAAGGTGGCCGGCAAGATCCAGAAGAAGGTGGGTCAGATCAAGACGGTGCTCGGGAAGTAG
- a CDS encoding AAA family ATPase produces MSGPSKPGGRAGEAARRLLAWFGNRSPALRLALLALVLLVPAGAAYGIHVLRHRTALAVQVDAMATGGGAGEGPWSLNDALPVVFGTGSALGFLETHPVERINVIYRPLMWDLSERILLIESGGRQYAYYPSDMETRILTDKAVTAAWGGKLVFIPRSELRSASLRLVERLDTRFAGARPQSEKNAWRTVASGLLSAVLIVSVLAILFHQFRGQFKTLAFIEPSKVQGSLDDLVGMDDIKAEVAQIKDQYQRRAIYAEYGIARPFNVMFSGPAGTGKTKLASYLAKELRLPILFHSAANLETGLVAGGSDTLTRILALAKRRRRCIVFLDEAQDLFMKRGGRRKFDDDTANTFLSVLDGVRSRNGCEIIWIVASNFNSETMAMDEAMLRRFQMKVDFRMPNPEERQAIFGHYLAQRSGKVLPGLDLRHLVAVTEGRSPADLETIVNQAGILAVQAGEMIDAGTLMRAAERVLVGNVNIHTTQERQRDRRIIATHEWGHFLVDLAHERRRTGDDWDLMLAEVRTIKISLKANPRTNALGFVFHKEGANLLKTKGDIEQEVRVLLGGMANEELFFGEEGTTNGAHNDITRATKLLHHAIGEMGMYRKTRLNFGALRPDASGGEVDEETRAIMEAQSERLYGETRAILAGLQPLTAHLVEKLLEANEMNLAEALLVIRAFEAGCPGRSG; encoded by the coding sequence ATGTCCGGTCCTTCCAAACCCGGCGGCAGGGCAGGGGAGGCCGCAAGACGTCTGCTGGCCTGGTTCGGGAACCGGTCCCCGGCCCTGCGCCTTGCGCTGCTGGCCCTGGTCCTCCTGGTCCCGGCCGGGGCAGCCTATGGCATCCATGTCCTCCGCCACCGGACCGCCCTCGCGGTCCAGGTGGACGCCATGGCTACCGGAGGGGGAGCGGGGGAGGGGCCGTGGTCGCTGAACGACGCGCTGCCGGTGGTGTTCGGCACGGGTTCGGCGCTGGGCTTCCTGGAGACCCATCCGGTGGAGCGCATCAATGTGATCTACCGGCCCCTGATGTGGGACCTGTCCGAGCGCATCCTCCTCATCGAATCCGGCGGCCGGCAGTACGCGTACTACCCCAGCGACATGGAAACCCGGATCCTCACCGACAAGGCGGTCACGGCCGCCTGGGGCGGCAAGCTCGTCTTCATCCCGCGCAGCGAGCTCCGGTCCGCCAGCCTGCGGTTGGTCGAGCGCCTGGACACGCGTTTCGCCGGCGCCCGCCCGCAGTCGGAGAAGAACGCCTGGCGGACGGTGGCCAGCGGCCTATTGTCGGCCGTGCTCATCGTCAGCGTGCTGGCGATCCTGTTCCACCAGTTCCGGGGGCAGTTCAAGACCCTGGCGTTCATCGAGCCGTCGAAGGTGCAGGGTTCCCTCGACGATCTGGTGGGCATGGACGACATCAAGGCCGAGGTGGCCCAGATCAAGGACCAGTACCAGAGGCGGGCCATCTACGCCGAATACGGCATCGCCCGCCCCTTCAACGTCATGTTCAGCGGCCCCGCCGGGACGGGCAAGACCAAGCTGGCCAGCTACCTGGCCAAGGAGCTGCGGCTGCCGATCCTCTTCCACTCGGCGGCCAACCTCGAGACGGGGCTCGTCGCCGGGGGCTCCGACACGTTGACCCGCATCCTGGCCCTGGCCAAGCGGCGCCGGCGCTGCATCGTCTTCCTGGACGAGGCCCAGGACCTCTTCATGAAGCGCGGCGGACGCCGGAAGTTCGACGACGACACCGCCAACACCTTCCTTTCCGTGCTGGACGGGGTGCGCAGCCGGAACGGGTGCGAGATCATCTGGATCGTGGCGAGCAACTTCAACAGCGAGACCATGGCGATGGACGAGGCCATGCTGCGCCGCTTCCAGATGAAGGTGGACTTCCGCATGCCCAATCCGGAGGAGCGGCAGGCCATCTTCGGCCACTACCTCGCCCAGCGCTCCGGCAAGGTGCTGCCCGGCCTCGACCTCCGCCACCTGGTGGCCGTGACCGAAGGCCGCAGCCCGGCGGACCTGGAGACCATCGTCAACCAGGCGGGCATCCTCGCGGTGCAGGCGGGCGAGATGATCGACGCGGGGACGCTGATGCGGGCCGCCGAACGCGTGCTGGTGGGGAACGTCAACATCCACACCACCCAGGAACGCCAGCGCGATCGACGCATCATCGCCACCCACGAGTGGGGGCACTTCCTGGTGGACCTCGCGCACGAGCGCAGGCGCACCGGCGACGACTGGGACCTCATGCTGGCCGAGGTGCGGACCATCAAGATCTCGCTCAAGGCCAACCCGCGCACCAACGCCCTGGGGTTCGTCTTCCACAAGGAGGGCGCCAACCTGCTCAAGACCAAGGGCGACATCGAGCAGGAGGTGCGGGTGCTCCTGGGCGGCATGGCGAACGAGGAGCTGTTCTTCGGCGAGGAGGGGACGACCAACGGCGCCCACAACGACATCACCCGCGCGACGAAGCTGCTGCACCACGCCATCGGCGAAATGGGCATGTACCGCAAGACCCGCCTCAACTTCGGCGCCCTCCGTCCGGACGCGTCCGGAGGCGAGGTGGACGAGGAGACCCGCGCCATCATGGAAGCCCAGAGCGAGCGCCTGTACGGCGAGACCAGGGCCATCCTCGCCGGGCTCCAGCCCCTGACGGCGCATCTGGTGGAGAAGCTGCTGGAGGCCAACGAGATGAACCTGGCCGAGGCGCTCCTGGTGATCCGCGCCTTCGAGGCCGGATGCCCGGGCCGATCAGGATGA
- a CDS encoding lmo0937 family membrane protein, protein MLWTIAVVLIVLWALGLVSAYTMGGFIHILLVLAVVVLVIQLAQGRKIL, encoded by the coding sequence ATGTTGTGGACCATCGCAGTCGTACTGATCGTTCTCTGGGCCCTGGGCCTCGTCAGCGCCTACACCATGGGCGGGTTCATCCATATCCTGCTGGTGCTCGCCGTCGTGGTCCTCGTCATCCAGCTGGCCCAGGGCCGGAAGATCCTCTAG
- a CDS encoding MoaD/ThiS family protein has translation MTITVELTYDMAKVLGTRSIPMEAPRTVAEVLREARGRFGDQGEAFDRMAGVAAIAVNGVLVAHRREGVRLADGDLITFVKTASGG, from the coding sequence ATGACCATCACCGTCGAATTGACCTACGACATGGCCAAGGTCCTGGGGACCCGGTCGATCCCCATGGAGGCCCCGCGCACCGTGGCGGAGGTCCTCAGGGAGGCGCGGGGCCGGTTCGGGGACCAGGGGGAGGCCTTCGACCGCATGGCCGGCGTGGCCGCCATCGCGGTCAACGGTGTCCTGGTGGCCCACCGGCGGGAGGGCGTCCGGCTCGCGGACGGCGACCTGATCACCTTCGTCAAGACCGCCTCCGGGGGCTGA
- a CDS encoding aldehyde ferredoxin oxidoreductase family protein codes for MIKGFAGRVLEIDLEARTFAFRPLDEDIARLYLGGKGYGTRLLYDLTRPGIDPLGPENPLIFATGPLNGSLAPQSNRFAVVCKSPLTGGIGSSACGGSFAFGLKKAGIDVVVVQGRSGVPVRVEIDGDTDAVRFLDASDLWGLGTGATQKALGRGMHHAVIGPAGENRVLYAGIVSDARIAGRCGVGAVMGSKGLKALSAQGTRKLEMADEAGFKTYTQWVRQVFKGHPVLGEKLRRFGTMGIVNTTNGRNMIPTRNFQAGHHPGAMNLSGEYLEDHGLVGVRSSCLHCPVACGREVEVPGAGRVKGPEYETAGMMGTNLGITDLAEVNRWNWMADELGLDTISLGVTLGFAMELQQRGLLSTGLTFGSPEGVAEMIEAIAHRRGMGDELAEGTRRLSLKYGGKEFAMHVKGLELSAYDPRGSFAQGVEYATTNRGGCHVQGASMYFESTGPLTINPQNLKLKAELPVVQQNLACAVNSMVLCIFTTYGLIPRQVHALKPSGWVHRLARVLFENSGPAYRWIMSGKLLQVTWMDKWLSRVTGMRITSGHLQEIGARIFNLERMYNLREGLTGADDTLPDRILHEPLYKHMTSGHPLDRLLPQYYRLRGWDEHGVPLPETLRRLKVRL; via the coding sequence GTGATCAAGGGATTCGCCGGGCGCGTGCTGGAAATCGACCTGGAAGCCCGCACCTTCGCCTTCAGGCCGCTGGACGAGGACATCGCCCGCCTGTACCTGGGCGGCAAGGGCTACGGGACGCGGCTGCTCTACGACCTGACCCGCCCGGGGATCGATCCCCTGGGGCCGGAGAACCCCCTGATATTTGCCACCGGGCCCCTCAACGGGTCCCTGGCGCCCCAGTCCAACCGGTTCGCGGTGGTCTGCAAGAGCCCCCTCACCGGGGGGATCGGGAGCTCGGCCTGCGGGGGCTCGTTCGCCTTCGGGCTGAAGAAGGCCGGCATCGACGTGGTGGTGGTGCAAGGGCGGTCCGGCGTCCCGGTGCGCGTCGAGATCGACGGCGACACGGACGCGGTGCGGTTCCTGGACGCCTCGGACCTGTGGGGGCTGGGCACCGGGGCGACCCAGAAGGCCCTGGGCAGGGGCATGCACCACGCGGTCATCGGACCCGCGGGGGAGAACAGGGTCCTCTACGCCGGCATCGTCTCGGACGCCCGCATCGCGGGGCGCTGCGGCGTGGGGGCGGTCATGGGCTCCAAGGGCCTCAAGGCCCTCTCGGCGCAGGGCACCCGCAAGCTGGAGATGGCGGACGAGGCGGGCTTCAAGACCTACACGCAGTGGGTCCGGCAGGTGTTCAAGGGGCACCCGGTCCTCGGCGAAAAGCTGCGGCGCTTCGGGACCATGGGCATCGTCAACACCACCAACGGCCGCAACATGATCCCCACCCGCAACTTCCAGGCGGGGCACCACCCCGGGGCCATGAACCTCTCGGGCGAATACCTCGAGGACCACGGCCTGGTGGGCGTCCGCTCCAGCTGCCTCCACTGCCCGGTGGCCTGCGGCCGGGAGGTGGAGGTCCCGGGGGCCGGGCGGGTCAAGGGCCCCGAGTACGAGACCGCCGGGATGATGGGCACCAACCTGGGCATCACCGACCTGGCCGAGGTGAACCGCTGGAACTGGATGGCCGACGAACTGGGCCTGGACACCATCAGCCTCGGGGTGACCCTCGGGTTCGCCATGGAGCTCCAGCAGCGCGGCCTGCTTTCCACGGGGCTGACGTTCGGCAGTCCCGAAGGGGTGGCGGAGATGATCGAGGCCATCGCCCACAGGCGCGGGATGGGCGACGAGCTGGCGGAGGGGACCCGGCGCCTGAGCCTGAAGTACGGCGGCAAGGAATTCGCCATGCACGTCAAGGGCCTGGAGCTCTCGGCCTACGACCCCCGGGGCTCCTTCGCCCAGGGCGTGGAATACGCCACCACCAACCGCGGCGGCTGCCACGTGCAGGGCGCCAGCATGTACTTCGAGAGCACCGGCCCCCTGACCATCAATCCCCAGAACCTCAAGCTCAAGGCCGAGCTCCCGGTGGTGCAGCAGAACCTGGCCTGCGCCGTGAACTCCATGGTGCTGTGCATCTTCACGACGTACGGCCTGATCCCCCGGCAGGTGCACGCCCTCAAGCCCAGCGGCTGGGTCCACCGGCTGGCCCGGGTGCTCTTCGAGAACAGCGGGCCCGCCTACCGCTGGATCATGAGCGGCAAGCTCCTGCAGGTGACCTGGATGGACAAGTGGCTGTCCCGGGTCACCGGCATGCGCATCACCTCGGGGCACCTCCAGGAGATCGGCGCGCGGATCTTCAACCTGGAGCGCATGTACAACCTGCGGGAAGGCCTGACCGGCGCCGACGACACGCTGCCGGACCGGATCCTCCACGAGCCGCTGTACAAGCACATGACCTCGGGGCACCCGCTGGACCGGCTCCTGCCCCAGTACTACCGCCTGCGCGGCTGGGACGAGCACGGGGTGCCCCTCCCGGAGACCCTCAGGCGGCTCAAGGTGCGCCTATGA